The sequence CACGCCTTGTCCCGCGTTTTGTTCGACAAGCATCCGAGTGGTTTAAATCAGCGTGAAGCAGCGATTGCAGTAGCGCTCATTCGCGGCCCTAATGCAACACCAGCACGTGTCGCAGAACGCGCCTGTCGCATCTTGACCGATCAGAACGCTGCATCGGAATGCAAGGGATTGGCGGGTTTCACCTTGTTGGCACTGGCCCGAACTGGCTCCAATTCGGAAGTCATTGTGACCACGACTGCGCCGCAATTAGCGCCTCATCTTGCCCGTAAATTACTAAAAACACCCGGCCAATCGGTGCGCTCCACATTGGATGCGGGCGTGCAACGGTTTGCCAATGATGCGCTAAGGCGGCAGATGGCGTCATTGGTTGAGCGTAATATCGAAGACGGCGCCATCGTCGTGATCGACAATGCCAGCGGCGACGTCTTGGCATGGGTTGGATCAAGCGGATCGTTTTCGAACGCTGCCGCGGTTGACGGTGTGGTGGCGTTGCGTCAGGCTGGATCGACCTTAAAACCGTTTTTATATGAATTGGCGATAGAGAAAAAATGGATGACCGCCGCATCGATTCTGGACGATGCGCCGATTAATTTGCCGACTGCCAGTGGCTTATATATTCCCCAAAATTACGATAAGCAATTTAAAGGTCTGGTCAGTGTGCGCACTGCGCTGGGTTCATCATTGAATATTCCCGCTGTGCGGACCTTGGTGACGGTGACGCCAACGGCATTTTTTGATCGCCTGCAACAACTTGGCTTTGGTCTACGTGAATCGGGCGATTTTTACGGCTACAGTCTCGCACTCGGTAGTGCCGATGTCAGCTTGCTGGCGCTCACCAATGCCTATCGTGCGCTTGCCAACCAAGGCCAATACAGCGGCGTACGTACCGCGCTGAACGATCCGCCGGTAAAAATGCGTAAAGTGATGCGTCCCGATGCGTCCTTTATCATCGGCGATATTCTGTCTGATCGCAGTGCGCGCAGCCGCACCTTCGGTCTGGAGAGTGCGCTTTCAACCAGGGTGTGGGCCGCAGTCAAAACCGGCACATCCAAAGATATGCGCGATAACTGGGCCGTCGGTTACTCGGATCGCTACACAGTTGGCGTTTGGGTCGGCAATGCATCGGGTTTGCCGATGTGGGATGTCTCCGGCGTCACCGGCGCAGCGCCAATCTGGCAAGAGGTCATGCAATACTTGCACACGCGTCAGCAAACGCGGCAACGGATACCGCAGAAACCTGAAGGTGTAGTCGAACAAACTATTCGTTATCAAGACAAGATTGAAGCGCCACGTAAAGAGTATTTTATGGCCGGTACAGAGCAAAGTGTGATGACGACCGCCAAATCTGACGATATCAGCATCGCGATACGCTATCCGACACCCGGCATGTTAGTGGCATTGGATCCCGATATTCCACCGCAACGGCAACGCGTACGTTTTGCGGCAGATGGGTTAACCAGCGGGTCGTGGCGACTAGATGGAAAGTTGCTGGCTTCACCCAACGCCGTGTTGAAAACAGCTAACCTATCGAGCAAAAATAGCCACAAATTCGCAACGGACCAAAGTCACCAGATTGCCCTGGACTGGATGCCGTGGCCGGGCAGACATACGTTGGAATTACTGGATAGCAAAAATGTGGTGGTCGATCAGGTTAAATTTGAGGTACGTGGTGCGGTAGAAAAAGAGTTGGAACAGAAATCCGCACAAAAGACAAAAAACCGCTAATTTAGCAGCGTTGATTTTGCGACCATTGGTAAATGGATCGCCAAGGCCAAATGGACATCAAGATAGACATCTCTTTTGATCGCGTACAAGGGAAGGATAAAAATCTAATAGCCGCAAATGCGGCTATTACGATGCGCCGATCAAGGCTGTCCCTGACAGATCGCGTCAACCGGCGATTTGACTTTATTCCTGAGTCTTGCGCTTAGCGAACACACTCATGGCAAGCAAGCCCAAGCCCATCAGCAACGTAGTTGCTGGCACCGGCACAGCGTTAGACGCCTGAACATTGGTGAAGACGAAGTTTTCATCGTGATAATTCAAGTCGGCACCTGGGATTCGAACATCTTCGAAAGCGACATAGGTTCCGGCTGGGATTTGGATATCGCCGGCATAGCTGTTCGAATAAATATGATTTGTTTGATCGCTATTTAAGGCACGATTCGAATACCAAGTATTGCCGGTACTCAAAACGTTGAGCTTGAATGTGAGTACATCACCAGCATTTACATTGCCAAAATTCAATTGTTGGCCGTAGACAGAAGTATGATCGTCCAAGCCATTGATGCCGGTATCGATGCCGTTTACCAACAAGCCCAAAGTATTATCGTAACCGGCAGTTGATCCGGCGAAATACGCCATTATGTCGCCTGTGCTGGCAGCTGTAAATGTATAGTTTACCGGATTGATGGTGCCAATATTCGAATACGCAGTCGGAGTAGCTTGCGCTGCAGATGCGGCGAATAGGCCAGCGATCAGTATGTATGCAATGTTGGTTGTCAGTTTCATTCGGTTTCCTAAAGTAGGTTATTTCAATTTGTTTTCAAGCAAGAAGGTGCCTGTCTAAGCAGCGCCACATACCAACGTATTATTGCTTTTACTAAAGCAAATATCGTGCCGTGAAAATGATCAATAGAATTTACCGCCCTAGGTCGGGTAGGTTGCCTTGCTGCCGGGAAATCCGATAGCAAGCAGGTTCGTTATGCCGTCGGAAAAATAATGGCGATACTCTAAAGCCGTCTTCCACACCGCAACCCTTTGCCAGTAAGGGTTTGCAATCGTTTCCGAGCATTCTTTTAGTGGTATTCGATGGCCTCTCGGTTTAGGCATATCAGTGCGTTGACTACGACGACACATTGTCGGGTGGAAATTTATAACGACTAACTTCACACGATCAACATTTTGAAACGCAAGTTTTTACATTGGCTTGAGGCCTGCTGTGTAAAAATTACCGACATTTTCCGTTAATTGAAATTGAATCCTAATTAATACGTTGGGATCAGTTAAACGCGACAAAATTCTAAAAAAAGCCCTCACTTTTTCCATCATGCCGTCCATACATCCGACATTCAGCGGCCAGCGCCAATAAGTTGGGATCGCGTTCCCGACTTTTCGGTAGTAACAAAGTGATGCGTTGTCTGGCTCCGTACTTTGATTCCAGCGCGATAAGCTGAATATGCGAACTGAATTTGCCCACGCGTCCCGGCAACAGGCTATAACCGATACCACCGCTGACCAGGTTGATCAGCGAAAAAATATCCTGCACCCGCATACTAATATTCGGCGTAAAACCTGCTCGTTCAAAGCACGCCGCAAAGTCTTGCGACGTAACAAAGCCTTCTGTCAATGTTACAAATTTTTCGTCCCGTAGATCCTGTAAATTCACCCGCTTCTGACCGGCATAGGGTGAGTGTAGGGGCGCGGCCAAAAAGACATCATCATCGAACAGTGGAACCGCCACCAACGCCTGACTATCGTCGGGGTTGTTAAGGTCACTTTGTTCGTGCAAACCGATAACGATTGCATCAAGCCGCCCATCCGCAAGCTGTTGTATCAGATCGCGGTTGGAACCCAGCGTCAAATCGATATCCAGTGCAGGCTTACGCAGTTTCAATCCAATCATCAGTTGGGGAATACAGCGCAATGTGAGCGAATAGAGTGATCCTATCTTCAGGCGGGTGGCGTTAAAACCGGCCGCCTCTTGGACTTTTCGGATACCTTCTTCGACTTCATTGATTACACGCTGTGCGTATTCGGCAAACGTGTAAGCGCTTTGCAATGGAATCAGGCTGCGGCCTTCACGTTTAAAAAGCGGGCAACGCATCGCCTCCTCCAGCGAGTGTAAAGAGCGATGCACGCTGACAGTGCTTTGACCTAACAATTCAGAAACCCGAGCCATATTATTAAGCTTCATAAAGGCCAGAAAAACTTCCAGTTTCTTGATTGTTATAGATTCATCGATCGCCATATTTGATCCTTTTGAGCGCTAGTTATGCGCACCATATTTGCTTAAGTTCGGCACCACCGTGACTGGGTGGATGCGAAGTCATTTCGGCGTTAAAGATGATTTATATTCATCGTTTTTTTATTGATTAATGTGCCATGCTGCTAGAGCCATATTAACGTGAATTCATTACTGTCAGAGTAATAAAATCACTTTAAAGTTGATTGAAGTGCAGCGTGCAGTGGACTAATGTCTCTAACACGATGACTGAATGCTGGAGCAAAGATGCAAGCCCAACGAAAGCTTGACCCGCAGTGGAGCAAACGCCGTATTGAAAAACACCGTCGCCTCGCCTTAGTAGCACATCTGGCTGATGGCCCCGTTCTGCGAACCGCCGATATCGTACCCGCGCTACACGCCCTGATCTCTTCCGGAGATCGTGTTGTGCTTGAGGGAAATAACCAGAAGCAGGCCGATTTTCTTGCCCGTTCGCTGGTCAAAATAGATCCGACCAAAGTAAGCAATCTGCATCTGATTATGCCGAGTGTCAGTCTGCCTGAACATCTTGATTTGTTTGAGCGCGGCATCGCTCGCAAGCTCGATTTTGCGTTTGCCGGTGCACAAAGTTTGCGGATATCGCAGTTGTTGCAGGATGGCGTTTTAGAAGTTGGCGCGATCCATACTTACGTTGAGTTGTACGCGCGACTGTATGTTGATCTATCGCCAAATGTCGTGATGGTCGCTGGTTTTAAAGCCGATCGTCAGGGCAATCTATACACCGGATCAAGTACGGAAGATACGCCGGCATTGGTCGAGGCGGCAGCCTTCCGCGACGGTATAGTCATCGCGCAAGTTAATGAAATAGTCGACGATCCTGCTGATCTGCCGCGTGTTGATATTCCCGGGTCATGGATTGATTTTGTGGTCCAGGCCGACAAGCCATTTTTTCTTGAACCTTTGTTTACAAGAGACCCGCGCCTGATTAAACCGGTGCATGTGTTGATGGCGATGATGGCGATTCGAGGCGTGTACGAGCGCCATCAGGTGCAATCGCTGAATCACGGCATCGGTTTCAATACTGCCGCGATTGAATTGATTTTGCCGACTTATGGTGAAAAATTAGGGCTTAAAGGAAAAATTTGCAAAAACTGGACATTAAATCCACATCCAACGTTGATCCCGGCGATTGAGTCCGGTTGGGTTGAAAGCGTCCATTGTTTTGGTGGCGAGCTTGGGATGGAAAATTATGTTGCGGCAAGACCCGACGTATTTTTTACGGGCAAGGATGGTTCGATGCGTTCCAACCGGGCTTTGTGCCAATTAGCGGGGCAATATGCGGTTGATCTGTTTATTGGGTCGACGCTGCAAATGGATGGTCTGGCTAATTCGTCCACTGTGACGCGTGGTCGTTTGACCGGCTTTGGCGGCGCACCGAATATGGGCCACGATCCTGGCGGTCGACGTCATCCCACTCCGGCTTGGCTCGATCTGATCGAAACCGATGATCCATTGGCACGCGGCAAAAAACTGGTTGTGCAAATGGTCGAGACGTTCCAGGGTGGCGGTCAGCCGACCATTGTGGAAACGCTAGATGCGGTCGCAGTTGGTAAAGAGTCGGGGATGCCGATTGCGCCGATCATGATTTATGGCGATGACGTGACGCACGTGTTGACCGAAGAAGGCATCGCCTATCTGTATAAAGCGCGCTCGCTGGAAGAGCGCAAGGCGATGGTAGCGGCGGTGGCAGGCGTGACGCCGATCGGCATGCATCACGATCCGGCGACGACGGCAAAATTACGTAGAGATGGTCTGATTGCGCTGCCGGAAGATATGGGCGTCAATCGTAATGAAGCCACGCGCTCACTTTTGGCGGCAAAGAGTGTTGCCGACCTGGTGACATGGTCGGATGGGCTGTATGACCCGCCAGCAAAATTCAGGAGCTGGTAATGATTGCCATCGCTGACCTCACACATTTGTCGACAATCTCCGACAACCGCCCCAAGGCGGGATCAGTTGTAGTGGAGAAAACATTCGCCGAACGTCTCGCAGATCTGGTGGTGTCGGCATTGGTCGATGAGGTAACGCTGACACCAAAACCCGGTTTGGTCGACATGCGCAGTCGTGGTGCGCATCGTGATCTGAACTGGGGCTTGATGTGTCATTCCGCTTGGGTGTTGCATCCCACTTTTTATGCGATGGCAGTTGCCGGTGAGACGATCACCGATCCCAGCCGATTACGTGAAGAGATCGGTCGTATCGGGCGTGACGGCGAGATGCAGATGATGGCGGCGACGGGTGGCGTGAATACGCACCGTGGCGCGATCTGGGCGCTTGGCTTGCTAGTGACGGCGGCGGCACAGGATCGGCAGGCGTTAACGGCTAGTGCAGTGGCGTCGCGTGCAGCGATGATGGCCCGCTATCATGATCAGTTTTCACCGATTGTTACCGGCAACAAGGGTGAGCAGGCTTGTCGCACTTACGGTGTCGGCGGTGCACGGGCACAGGCGCAAGCGGGGTTTCCTCACGTAATCGATGTTGCGTTACCCGCACTCAACTACTGGCGCATTCGTGGTGAGGGCGAAGACGCCGCACGGCTCAATGCATTACTTGCGATTATTGCCAAACTTGACGACACTTGCGTGCTGTCACGCGGCGGGTTAGAGGCGTTAGTCGCGATACAAACCGGCGCGCACACAGTATTGCGATTAGGCGGCGCTGGCAGTCTGGAAGGAAAAGCGTGCCTGCAAGCGTTTGAAGCTGAGTTGCTTGAACGCCATATTTCTCCGGGTGGTGCAGCCGATCTGTTAGCGGCAGCCTTATTCCTGGATCAATTGAAAAAAGAATTTCCAGCACGAACCTGAAAAAAAGAGACAACAAATGGAAAAGATTTCGTATGAATTTGCCGCTGGTGATCCAGCCACGGCAAGGGTGTTGACCGGAGTGGTTGGTTCAGGTGACCTGGAAGTATTGATCGAACCCCCGCACGTTTCACATCGAACCGGCATCACCACGATCCAGGTCAATACTTCGGTGGATGGCATGAACAACGTATGGGAAGCATTATTGCGACGTATTTTCACGGCAGCGTTATTGCCCGCCATGAAGATCGACATTAATGATTTTGGCGCAACGCCGGGAGTAGTGCGGTTACGCATTGAACAGGCGTTTGAAGAACTCAGACAAGTTTGAGTCATTGCAAGGTGCGCTTTTGGCGCCGTAATGATGAATGCCCAACCCTCGATGACCGCTACGCGAAGGTATATAAAGGTAAGGACCAGATGAACATAGAACAACTATTAAAGCGCGACAGCTTTATTGAACTGACAGCACGTGACCGTGCGCGCGCGCTGCTGGATGCCGGTTCGATGCGCGAACTGATCGGCCCGTTTGATCGGATGACTTCTCCCTGGCTGGCAATGCAAGGCGTGGTGACGCAATCGGACGATGGCGTAGTGGTCGCCAAAGGAACCTTCGACGGTCAACCGTATTTGGTGCTCGCGATTGAAGGTGCATTTCAGGGCGGTAGCATGGGCGAAGTTGGCGGTGCCAAGATAGCCGGAGCGTTGGAATTAGCAGCGGAAGACAATCGCAACGGGATTCCGACCGGTGCCGTGATTCTTTTTGAAACCGGCGGTGTGCGATTGCAAGAGGCCAATCTGGGTCTTGCCGCAATTGCCGATATTCATTCTGGGATTGTTGATCTGCGCCGCTACCAACCAGTGATCGGTATTTCAGCTGGCACGGTTGGTTGCTTCGGCGGTATGTCTATTGCCGCCGCGTTGTGCAGTTATCTGGTCGTGACACAAGATGCAAGAGTCGGATTGAATGGCCCCGCCGTGATCGAACAGGAAGCTGGAATCGCAGAGTACGACTCTCGCGACAGGCCATTCATCTGGAGTTTTACCGGCGGTGAGCAACGTTATCACTCGGGTCTGGTTGACGCTTGCATTGACGATGACAGCGCTTTGATGCGGACCACCGTGAGGGATTTGATTGCACGCGGCCGACCTGCAAAAAATCGTAGCGAACGCTATCAGGATTTTCTGGCCTGCCTTGACAGTGTCGATGCCAGTCTGCAAGCGACGCCGGAAATGGTGCGCAATATTTATCAGAAGGGATTGTCATCATGAAAGCAGTCGTCCAGTTAGAAGAGTCGCCAGCAACGCATAGAACGCATAGAACGCATAGAACGCATAGTCGCGGCTTGATCTGGTTTCAAAAACTGACCAATAATGCGCCGATTAATCCTGGCTATGCTGCTTCCGTGCTAGTCGCCGATGCAGATCTTGCTGGACAGCGCGCACGTTACATCGCTGTCGTACCCGATCCTGAAAACCGCTTTCCCCGCGTTCGCAACGGCGAGGTTGGACTGGTCGAAGGCTGGCAATTGGGCCGTGCTGTGCAAGAAGTGATTGATGCCGACCATGCCAACCATACAAAAACGCCTATCGTCGCCGTCATTGACGTTGCTAGTCAAGCTTATGGTCGGCGAGAGGAGGCATACGGTATCCATCAGGCCTTGGCGGGCGCAGCGGGCGCATATGCCAGTGCGCGACTGGCGGGTCATCCTGTTATCGGTCTGATAGTCGGCAAGGCCATGTCCGGCGCATTTCTAGCCCACGGCTATCAAGCCAATCGATTGATAGCGATCGATGATCCTGAAGTGATGGTGCACGCCATGGGTAAAGCATCGGCGGCGCGGATTACATTGCGTTCAGTTGAAGCAATGGAAGCCTTTGCAGCCAAAATTCCGCCCATGGCTTATGACATCAAAAGCTTCGCATCGTTGGGATTATTGTCGCAAAGTTTGACGTTGCAACATCCCGATAATCCCTCTGTTGAAGAATTGCAGATAGTGCAGCAAAGCTTGCAAGCGGCACTCGAAAGTATTACATCCGATCCTGTCAGGGATCTCAGCAGGCGTTTGAACGCAAAAAATAGGCAAGCCTCAGCAAAGGTGCGCGAGATGTTACGTGCGCAGTGGAAGGGAGACCGACCGTAACTGGAAAAACACACCAGCCTATTTTCAATCTGTCCAAATAGATAAATATAAAAATACTTTGTGCGAAATGCAGGTCAAGGGCTGCCATCAGCGTGTAGCTAATTCAGACCAATACTGAAATTATTTAAGGAGACAAACATGATTATCTATGGAACGGCTTTATTAGCCATTTGCCATTTGCTCGGTATCTTTCTGGGCGATTTGTTGGGACATTTGATCGGCGTCAAAACCAACGTCGGTGGTGTCGGTATCGCTATGCTGCTGCTCATTTTCGCTCGACTATATATGCAACCACGTGGACTTTTACCAAAGCCAACGGAGGCCGGTGTCGGCTTTTGGTCGGCTATGTATATCCCTGTAGTGGTGGCGATGGCGGCACAACAAAATGTAGTTGCTGCGTTGCGCGGCGGCCCGGTAGCGCTGATTTCGGCATTTGGTGCCGTTGCTCTTTGCGCTTGCTGTATTTCGCTGATCAATCGGATGGAACCTCAGACCGATACAGATCCCTTTGCAGTTGAACCAGTGCCAGCGGCTTAAAGGGGAGACATCATGCTAGCAATTTTTGAAAAAGCGTTGCAACAGAATGGATTGATTACCGCCTTTGCTGTAGTTGGTATCATCGTGCTGATATCCGGTTATATTTCGCGCAAGCTGACTTTCGGTCGCGTGCATGGATCAGCCTTTGCGATTCTCATTGGCCTCGTGCTGGCGTATTGGGGCGGCCTGCATACCGGCGGCGAAAAGGGATTAGCAGATATTTCTCTTTTTAGTGGAATCGGCCTGATGGGCGGTGCCATGTTGCGTGATTTTGCCATCGTCGCAACCGCATTTGAAGTACAGGCGACCGAGGCGCGCAAAGCCGGTTTGATCGGCGTGGTGTCATTGCTTCTTGGGACAATCGTACCGTTTATAGTCGGTGCCAGCGTCGCCTATGCTTTCGGCTATTCCGATGCGGTTAGCATGACCACTATTGGGGCGGGCGCGATCACTTACATCGTCGGCCCCGTTACTGGCGCAGCGATAGGTGCTAGTTCTGACGTGATGGCATTGAGTATTGCTACCGGCCTGCTCAAAGCCATCATGGTCATGGTCGGGACCCCAATTGCAGCACGCTTTTTAGGTCTCAAAACACCACGATCAGCAATGGTATTTGGCGGTCTGGCTGGCACGGTAAGTGGGGTCTCCGCAGGATTAGCGGCGACCGACCGACGTCTGGTTCCGTATGGTGCGCTGGTGGCGACATTCCATACCGGTATCGGCTGTCTGCTTGGTCCATCAGTGTTATATTTTGCGGTCAAAGCTTTGATGGGGTAGAGTCAGGAATTAAGAATTAAAGTAGCCATCAAGCGAGAGCGTATTGACATATAAAGCTTATAGATGAGGTTAGTACAACTAAATCATATCCAATATGAAGGCTGTTGTTGTTGACCTACCCGTCATTGGCGCTGCCAAATGTTTTAGTCATCAGGCGGGAATTGTTGGGAAACATGTTTCAGCCAAAGGCGAGTTGGTTTCTCAACCCGCATGATGACTAAAACACTTGGGGACCCGACCAACGGGAGGGCAGCGCCTCTGCGGTCACCTTCTTTTTGGTTACTTTATCTTGGCGAAGCAAGAAAAAGTGACTGGCTATCGGGCCACCCCCGATCAGCATCCACGGAGTACCAACCGTTTCAATTATCGACGAACCGAAACCGTAGCAATAAATTCTATTAAGTAATTTTTAAATCAACATTAGAATGTCAATACAACCAAGTATGAAATATATATTG is a genomic window of Glaciimonas sp. CA11.2 containing:
- a CDS encoding triphosphoribosyl-dephospho-CoA synthase, with translation MIAIADLTHLSTISDNRPKAGSVVVEKTFAERLADLVVSALVDEVTLTPKPGLVDMRSRGAHRDLNWGLMCHSAWVLHPTFYAMAVAGETITDPSRLREEIGRIGRDGEMQMMAATGGVNTHRGAIWALGLLVTAAAQDRQALTASAVASRAAMMARYHDQFSPIVTGNKGEQACRTYGVGGARAQAQAGFPHVIDVALPALNYWRIRGEGEDAARLNALLAIIAKLDDTCVLSRGGLEALVAIQTGAHTVLRLGGAGSLEGKACLQAFEAELLERHISPGGAADLLAAALFLDQLKKEFPART
- the madL gene encoding malonate transporter subunit MadL, with product MIIYGTALLAICHLLGIFLGDLLGHLIGVKTNVGGVGIAMLLLIFARLYMQPRGLLPKPTEAGVGFWSAMYIPVVVAMAAQQNVVAALRGGPVALISAFGAVALCACCISLINRMEPQTDTDPFAVEPVPAA
- a CDS encoding LysR family transcriptional regulator, producing the protein MAIDESITIKKLEVFLAFMKLNNMARVSELLGQSTVSVHRSLHSLEEAMRCPLFKREGRSLIPLQSAYTFAEYAQRVINEVEEGIRKVQEAAGFNATRLKIGSLYSLTLRCIPQLMIGLKLRKPALDIDLTLGSNRDLIQQLADGRLDAIVIGLHEQSDLNNPDDSQALVAVPLFDDDVFLAAPLHSPYAGQKRVNLQDLRDEKFVTLTEGFVTSQDFAACFERAGFTPNISMRVQDIFSLINLVSGGIGYSLLPGRVGKFSSHIQLIALESKYGARQRITLLLPKSRERDPNLLALAAECRMYGRHDGKSEGFF
- the pbpC gene encoding penicillin-binding protein 1C, with translation MSPVNLCLRTKASPCLGRLSMAAVLMLGFSTAPVHALQTFNEVQQEFRTSEANLLDRKGALLQQIRLNPNERRLSWVGIEDVSPALRNALIASEDKRFYAHSGVDWSAVAAAAWGNLWNSRTRGASTITMQLAGLLDDDLRRRNAPRTIRQKMSQVVVAQLLEHRWRKDQILEAYLNLVSFRGELVGMHALSRVLFDKHPSGLNQREAAIAVALIRGPNATPARVAERACRILTDQNAASECKGLAGFTLLALARTGSNSEVIVTTTAPQLAPHLARKLLKTPGQSVRSTLDAGVQRFANDALRRQMASLVERNIEDGAIVVIDNASGDVLAWVGSSGSFSNAAAVDGVVALRQAGSTLKPFLYELAIEKKWMTAASILDDAPINLPTASGLYIPQNYDKQFKGLVSVRTALGSSLNIPAVRTLVTVTPTAFFDRLQQLGFGLRESGDFYGYSLALGSADVSLLALTNAYRALANQGQYSGVRTALNDPPVKMRKVMRPDASFIIGDILSDRSARSRTFGLESALSTRVWAAVKTGTSKDMRDNWAVGYSDRYTVGVWVGNASGLPMWDVSGVTGAAPIWQEVMQYLHTRQQTRQRIPQKPEGVVEQTIRYQDKIEAPRKEYFMAGTEQSVMTTAKSDDISIAIRYPTPGMLVALDPDIPPQRQRVRFAADGLTSGSWRLDGKLLASPNAVLKTANLSSKNSHKFATDQSHQIALDWMPWPGRHTLELLDSKNVVVDQVKFEVRGAVEKELEQKSAQKTKNR
- the madM gene encoding malonate transporter subunit MadM, with amino-acid sequence MLAIFEKALQQNGLITAFAVVGIIVLISGYISRKLTFGRVHGSAFAILIGLVLAYWGGLHTGGEKGLADISLFSGIGLMGGAMLRDFAIVATAFEVQATEARKAGLIGVVSLLLGTIVPFIVGASVAYAFGYSDAVSMTTIGAGAITYIVGPVTGAAIGASSDVMALSIATGLLKAIMVMVGTPIAARFLGLKTPRSAMVFGGLAGTVSGVSAGLAATDRRLVPYGALVATFHTGIGCLLGPSVLYFAVKALMG
- the mdcA gene encoding malonate decarboxylase subunit alpha, with product MQAQRKLDPQWSKRRIEKHRRLALVAHLADGPVLRTADIVPALHALISSGDRVVLEGNNQKQADFLARSLVKIDPTKVSNLHLIMPSVSLPEHLDLFERGIARKLDFAFAGAQSLRISQLLQDGVLEVGAIHTYVELYARLYVDLSPNVVMVAGFKADRQGNLYTGSSTEDTPALVEAAAFRDGIVIAQVNEIVDDPADLPRVDIPGSWIDFVVQADKPFFLEPLFTRDPRLIKPVHVLMAMMAIRGVYERHQVQSLNHGIGFNTAAIELILPTYGEKLGLKGKICKNWTLNPHPTLIPAIESGWVESVHCFGGELGMENYVAARPDVFFTGKDGSMRSNRALCQLAGQYAVDLFIGSTLQMDGLANSSTVTRGRLTGFGGAPNMGHDPGGRRHPTPAWLDLIETDDPLARGKKLVVQMVETFQGGGQPTIVETLDAVAVGKESGMPIAPIMIYGDDVTHVLTEEGIAYLYKARSLEERKAMVAAVAGVTPIGMHHDPATTAKLRRDGLIALPEDMGVNRNEATRSLLAAKSVADLVTWSDGLYDPPAKFRSW
- a CDS encoding malonate decarboxylase subunit delta; the encoded protein is MEKISYEFAAGDPATARVLTGVVGSGDLEVLIEPPHVSHRTGITTIQVNTSVDGMNNVWEALLRRIFTAALLPAMKIDINDFGATPGVVRLRIEQAFEELRQV
- a CDS encoding biotin-independent malonate decarboxylase subunit beta; the protein is MNIEQLLKRDSFIELTARDRARALLDAGSMRELIGPFDRMTSPWLAMQGVVTQSDDGVVVAKGTFDGQPYLVLAIEGAFQGGSMGEVGGAKIAGALELAAEDNRNGIPTGAVILFETGGVRLQEANLGLAAIADIHSGIVDLRRYQPVIGISAGTVGCFGGMSIAAALCSYLVVTQDARVGLNGPAVIEQEAGIAEYDSRDRPFIWSFTGGEQRYHSGLVDACIDDDSALMRTTVRDLIARGRPAKNRSERYQDFLACLDSVDASLQATPEMVRNIYQKGLSS
- the mdcE gene encoding biotin-independent malonate decarboxylase subunit gamma, producing MKAVVQLEESPATHRTHRTHRTHSRGLIWFQKLTNNAPINPGYAASVLVADADLAGQRARYIAVVPDPENRFPRVRNGEVGLVEGWQLGRAVQEVIDADHANHTKTPIVAVIDVASQAYGRREEAYGIHQALAGAAGAYASARLAGHPVIGLIVGKAMSGAFLAHGYQANRLIAIDDPEVMVHAMGKASAARITLRSVEAMEAFAAKIPPMAYDIKSFASLGLLSQSLTLQHPDNPSVEELQIVQQSLQAALESITSDPVRDLSRRLNAKNRQASAKVREMLRAQWKGDRP
- a CDS encoding PEP-CTERM sorting domain-containing protein, with the protein product MKLTTNIAYILIAGLFAASAAQATPTAYSNIGTINPVNYTFTAASTGDIMAYFAGSTAGYDNTLGLLVNGIDTGINGLDDHTSVYGQQLNFGNVNAGDVLTFKLNVLSTGNTWYSNRALNSDQTNHIYSNSYAGDIQIPAGTYVAFEDVRIPGADLNYHDENFVFTNVQASNAVPVPATTLLMGLGLLAMSVFAKRKTQE